A window of Dickeya zeae NCPPB 2538 contains these coding sequences:
- the hemD gene encoding uroporphyrinogen-III synthase: protein MTILVTRPSPAGEQLVARLRMAGLQAYHSPLIEFSPGSELPQLPAMLQALRPGDLVFALSQQVVEYADPALSRAGMGWPESLTYFAVGRSTGLALHTVSGLAVHYPPERATSETLLQSPALQQVTGKQALLLRGNGGRELLGDTLQQRGAQVRYCECYQRNPVVYDGAEQCQRWQHLGIDTLVITSGEMLQQFYTLVPDYYRTTWLVDCRVVVVSERLADVARELGWRDIRIADNADNDALMRALQ, encoded by the coding sequence ATGACGATTCTGGTTACCCGTCCCTCTCCTGCGGGTGAGCAGCTGGTAGCCCGTTTAAGAATGGCTGGCTTGCAAGCCTACCATAGCCCGTTAATTGAATTTTCTCCGGGTAGCGAATTGCCGCAATTGCCCGCCATGCTACAGGCGTTACGCCCCGGCGATTTGGTTTTTGCCCTGTCGCAGCAAGTGGTGGAATACGCCGATCCGGCGCTCTCCCGTGCCGGAATGGGCTGGCCCGAGTCACTCACCTACTTCGCCGTAGGGCGCTCCACCGGACTGGCGCTGCATACCGTCAGCGGCTTAGCGGTGCACTACCCGCCAGAACGCGCGACCAGTGAGACCCTGTTGCAGTCCCCGGCGTTACAGCAGGTCACGGGCAAACAGGCATTGCTGCTGCGCGGCAATGGTGGCAGAGAATTATTGGGCGACACATTGCAGCAACGCGGGGCGCAAGTACGTTACTGCGAATGTTATCAACGTAACCCAGTGGTCTACGACGGCGCGGAACAGTGCCAGCGCTGGCAACACCTGGGCATCGACACGCTGGTCATCACCAGTGGAGAAATGTTGCAGCAGTTCTATACCCTGGTACCTGATTATTATCGAACGACCTGGCTGGTTGATTGTCGGGTCGTGGTGGTTAGCGAACGCCTGGCTGACGTGGCCCGTGAGTTGGGCTGGCGCGATATTCGGATCGCCGATAACGCGGATAACGATGCATTGATGCGCGCGCTACAGTGA